Proteins found in one Choloepus didactylus isolate mChoDid1 chromosome 3, mChoDid1.pri, whole genome shotgun sequence genomic segment:
- the LOC119529333 gene encoding 60S ribosomal protein L27-like, with protein sequence MGKFMRPGKVVLVLARRYSRSKAVTMKNVDGGTSGCPYSHALEAGIDCYPRKVKAAMGKKKIAKRSKIKSFVKVYNYNHLMPTRYSVDIPLDKTIVNKDVFRDPALKCKVRCEAKVKFEERYKTGKNK encoded by the coding sequence ATGGGCAAGTTTATGAGACCCGGGAAGGTGGTGTTGGTGCTGGCCAGACGCTACTCCAGGAGCAAAGCCGTCACCATGAAGAACGTTGATGGTGGCACCTCAGGCTGCCCCTACAGCCATGCTTTGGAGGCTGGAATCGACTGTTACCCCCGCAAAGTGAAAGCCGCCATGGGCAAGAAGAAAATCGCTAAGAGATCAAAGATCAAGTCTTTTGTGAAAGTTTATAACTACAATCACCTCATGCCTACAAGGTACTCTGTGGATATCCCCTTGGACAAAACCATTGTCAACAAGGATGTGTTCAGAGACCCTGCTCTTAAATGCAAGGTCCGGTGTGAGGCCAAGGTCAAATTTGAGGAGAGATACAAGACAGGCAAAAACAAGTAG